From the genome of Gryllotalpicola protaetiae:
CGCACACCGACGGCTACGTCTACTCGGACCGCTACGGCGGCGCGAACGCGATCAACCAGGCCGCGCAGGTCTATGGCACGATGGGCGGCTACAGCGCCGTCACGAAGTCGAGCTGGGGCCTGAACAACGGTCTGCAGTTCGACCAGAGCAAGAAGAAGTTCTTCTACACGCCGGCCGATGACAACTACAAGGCGCTCGTGAGCTACTTCGCGGGACTCGTCAAGGCCGGCCTGATGGACCCGGAGACCTTCACGCAGACCGATGACACCGCCGCGTCGAAGTTCGCGACGGGCAAGACCTTCGTCATCAGCACCAACGCACAGCAGCTGCAGCTCGACCGCACCTCGCTTGCGAAGAACGGCCTGACCAGCGCGAAGATCTCCAAGAACGTGCTGCTCGGCGGCCCGAAGGGAAAGGTCGTCTCGGGCAGCCGCCTCGAGAACGGCATCATGCTCTCGTCGTCGGTGGCCAAGCGCGACGACTTCGAGGCGTTCCTGCAGTTCGTCGACTGGCAGTGGTACTCCGATGCCGCGCAGATCCTCGTGAAGTGGGGTGTCGAGGGCGAGACCTACACCTACAAGGACGGCAAGTACGACACCGCCCCCGGCTGGAAGCTCGCGGCGTACGGCTTCGGCGACCCGAGCGCCACGAAGGACATCCGCATCGACGACGGCTACAGCTGCGGCAACTTCATGTACGGCGGCACGACGGCCATCGTCGAGTCGACCATGCCCGCCGAGGAGCTCGCCTGGCAGAAGTCGATCGCGAACTTCAAGCCGATCCCGCCGTCGCCGTCGATCCCGTACACGCCGATCGAGGCGCAGCAGGCCGCGCTCAAGCAGACGGCGATCACCGACTCGACCAACACGTGGACGATGGACTTCATCCTCGGTCGCAAGTCGGTCTCGTCCGACTGGTCGGACTACGTGTCGGAGCTCAAGGGCAAGGGCCTGCAGGCCTACGTCGACGCGGCCAACAAGGCGTACGACGACGCCAACAAGTCGAAGAAGAAGAGCTAGGTCATCATGACCGCGCAGACGACGAGGGAGTTCGGGAGCGGCCCGCTCCACCGCCTGACCCAGGCCGTCTACGGCGTCCTGGGCCCGACGGCCTGCTTCCTCGTCGTCTGCCTGCCCTTCGCCCTCGCGGTCGTCATGGCGCCCGGCGCCGTGACGATCGCGCTGGCCGGCATCCTCATCGGCCCCGCCTGGACCGCGCTGCTCTACGCGACGCGGGTGCACCTCGCCGACCGCGACCGCGGACCGGTGACGTCGTTCTGGCGCGGCTATGCGCTCAACTGGCGGCAGACGCTGCTCGTCTGGGTGCCGTACTGGGTGCTCCTCATCGCGGCGGGCGCCGACGTGATCTCGCCGAGCGCGAGCCTCGCGTTGCGCTGGGTGGTCGGCATCGTCGCCGCTCTGTCGACGATCTGGTTCAGCGCGGTGCTGCTCATCATCAGCCGGTACGCGTTCCGCACGCGCGACGTGCTGCGTCTCGCCGGGTACGCGCTGGTCGCCGCGCCGCGCTCGACCGTGACGAATGTCGCGCTTCTTGTGCTCGCAGGTGCGACGATCTATCTGGAATCCGAATTCGTCCTCGGCCTGCTGGCCGGGCTCTTCGCACTGTTCGCCGTGATCGGCGCGAAGGGCATGTTCGAGCTGCTGGATGCCCGGTTCACGACGCAAGGGAGGCAGGATGGCGCGCGATGAGCGATCGCTGCCGACCGCGGTGCGGCCGCCTGCGACCCTGCAGGACGTGGCGCGCGAGGCCGGTGTCTCTCTCGCGACCGCGTCGCGCTCGCTGAACGGCAGCGCGCGCAGGGTCAAGGACGAGTACCGCACCCGTGTGCTCGCCGCCGCGGAGCTGCTGAACTACGCGCCGAACCTGCAGGCGCAGGCCGTCGCGCGCGGCCGCACCAACGCGGTCGGCATCATCGTCGCCGACGTCACCGACCCGTATTTCGCGCAGATCGCAGGTGGCATCATCAAGGCGACGGATGCCGGGGGACTGGTCGCCACGATGAGCGTGTCGAGCCGTGACCCCGAGCGCGAAGTGCAGCTCGTCGGCGCCCTGCGCGGTCAGCGGCCGAGCGGGATCGTGCTCGTCGGCAGCCGGGTGACGGACGCCGCGGTGACCGACCGCCTCGAGGCGCAGCTGCGCGGCTTCGAGGCGGAGGGAGGGCACGTCGTGCTCGTCTCGCAGGCGGGGCTGCCGTTCGACACGATCGCCTTCGACAACGCCGAGGGCGCCGGGTCGCTCGCCGTGCGGCTTGCCACCGCCGGCTACCGCCACCCCGTGGTGCTCGCGGGGCCGGAGCGGCTGATGACGTCGCGCGAGCGCGCGGAGGGATTCACTCTGGGGTACACGGCGGCCGGGCATCCGTATGACTCGATCGAGATCGTGCACGCGGAGTTCACGCGCAACGGCGGCTACGACGCGATGGGGCAGGTGCTCGAGCGCGAGGAGCGGCCCGACGTGGTCTTCGCCGTCAACGACGTGATGGCGATGGGTGCGATGGCGCGGCTGCGCGAGGCCGGCCTGGAGCCCGGGCGCGACGTGGCGATCGCCGGCTTCGACGACATCGAAACTCTGCGGGACGTCTCGCCGGGCCTCACGACGGTCCGGCTCCCGCTCGAGCAGGGCGGCACGACCGCCGTCGATCTGATTCTTCACCGCACGGGTGTGCAGTCGCTCGTGCGCCTTCCGGCCGAGGTCGTCGTGCGTGCGAGCACGCCGGCACTCATCGCCTGATCACTGCGGCAAAACACTACGCATGCCGCCGTGTGATCACTATGCTTAGCTCCGGGTAAGCGCTTTCCTGCCCGGATGACACTCCACACAATTTCAATGGCGAACTACCCACTGGAGGTACGCAATGTCGGCTGAGTCGACCATCGGCATCATCATGAACGGCGTCTCGGGGCGCATGGGGTATCGGCAGCATCTGGTGCGCTCGATCCTCGCGATCCGCGATCAGGGCGGCGTGACGCTGTCCGACGGGCGCCGGGTGCAGGTGAGGCCGATCCTGGTCGGCCGCCACGAGGACAAGCTGCGTGACATCGCCGACCGCCACGGCATCGAGGACTGGACGACGAACCTCGACGAGGCGCTCGCCGACCCCCGCTGGGACGTGTACGCCGACTTCCTCGTCACCGAGGCGCGCGTGCCCGCGATCAAGAGGGCCATCGCGGCCGGCAAGGCGATCTACACCGAGAAGCCGACCGCGGGGAACTTCCAGGACGCGCTGGAGCTCGCCCGCCTCGCGAAGGAGGCGGGCATCAAGAACGGCGTCGTGCACGACAAGCTCTATCTGCCGGGCCTGCGCAAGCTGAAGCGGCTGATCGACGACGGATTCTTCGGGCAGATCCTGTCGGTGCGCGGCGAGTTCGGCTACTGGGTGTTCCCCGGCGACGGTGTGCCCGCTCAGCGGCCGTCGTGGAACTACCGCTCGGAGGACGGCGGGGGGATCGTGCTCGACATGTTCCCGCACTGGAACTACGTGCTCGAGAACCTGTTCGGTCGCGTGGAGTCGGTGTACGCGCAGACCGTGACGCACATCCCGACGCGGTGGGACGAGAAGGGCCAGGCCTACGCCGCCACCGCCGACGACGCCGCATATGCGATCTTCGGCCTAGCAGGCGGCACGATCGCCGAGTTCAACTCGAGCTGGGACGTGCGCGTGAACCGCGACGAGCTGCTCGAGCTGCAGGTCGACGGCACTGAGGGCTCGGCCGTGGCTGGCCTGTTCGGCTGCAAGGTGCAGCACCGCTCGGCGACCCCCCGGCCGACCTGGAACCCCGACATCCCCGATGGCCACGATTACGCGGCCGACTGGCACGAGGTGCCGCTCACGCAGGAGTTCGAGAACGGCTTCAAGGTGCAGTGGGAGGAGTTCCTGCGCCACATCGCCGAGGACGCCCCGAACCCGTATGACTTCCTCGCCGGGGCGCGCGGCGTGCTGCTCGCCGAGAAGGGCCTCGAGTCGGCCGCGAAGGGCGCGCGTCTCGACCTTCCCGAGGTGACGGCATGAGCGAGCTCACCCTGCTCGCCGCCGACGGGTCGATCCGCCAGGAGACGCTGCGCGAGGCGCCCGCGCTGACGAAGCCCACGGCGCCGTTGCGCGCGCGCCTCGCCTATGCGGCCGCGCACGTCGTGCCGAGGATCCACGCGGACAACACGCCCGGTCAGCCGGCAGACATCGACTGGGATGCCACGCTCGCCTTCCGCCACCATGTGTGGTCGTGGGGCCTGGGTGTCGCCGACGCGATGGACACCGCCCAGCGCAACATGGGCCTCGACGCGGCCGCCACGCGCGAGCTCATCAGCCGCAGCGCCGCGGAGGCCCGCTCGGTCGGCGGCAAGCTGGTCGTCGGTGTCAACACCGACCATGTCGAGGCCGAGAACATCTCGCTCGACGAGGTCGCCGCGGCGTACCTCGAGCAGCTCGCCTTCACCGAAGAGCAGGGCGCCGGCGTCGTGCTGATGGCCTCCCGGCACCTCGCGCGCGCCGCGCAGACCGCCGACGATTACCGCCGCGTGTACGACCGCGTGATCGAGAAGGCGCAGACGCCCGTCGTGCTGCACTGGCTGGGCGAGGCCTTCGACCCCGTGCTGAAGGGGTATTTCGGTTCGACGGATGCCCAGGTCGCGGCATCCGTTCTCATCGACGTGATCAACGCGAACCCCGAGAAGGTGTCGGGTGTCAAGATGAGCCTGCTCGACGCAGGCAAGGAGATCGCCGTGCGCGAGCGCCTGCCGAAGACGGCGCGCATGTTCACCGGCGACGACTTCAACTACGTCGGCCTGATCGCCGGCGACGGCAGCGAGCAGCCCGGGCAGTACTCCGACGCGCTGCTCGGCGCGTTCGCGGCCATCGCGCCGCTCGCCTCGGCCGCTATCCAGAAGCTCGACGCGGGCGATCGCGACGGCTACTTCGCGCTGCTCAGCCCGAGTGAGGAGCTGTCGCGGCAGATCTTCGCGGCGCCCACGTTCTACTACAAGACCGGTGTCGCCTTCCTGTCGTGGCTGAACGGGCACCAGGCCAGCTTCCAGCTCGTCGGCGGACTGCACTCGGCCCGGTCGCTGCCGCACCTGTCCGAGATCGTGCGCCTCGCGAACGCCGCCGGCGCGCTCGAGGCCCCTGAGCTCGCCGCGTCGCGGTGGAACGCGTTCCTCGCCGTCTCAGGTGTCGAGGTCCCCAAGGTCGTGCTGCTGTGAGCGCGCACCCGCGGCTCAGTCTCAATCAGGCGACCATCAAGTACGCCCCGCTCGCGGAGGCGCTCGACGTCGCCCGGGAAGCCGGGTACACCTCGTTCGGCGCGTGGCGCGAGCCCGTCGCCGAGGTCGGGCTCGACCGGGCGGTCGAACTCGTCAAGGCATCCGGGCTGCGCGTCTCGTCGCTGTGCCGCGCGGGATTCTTCACCGCGCAGCCCGGAGCCGCCCGCCAGACCGCGATCGACGACAACCGCCGTGCGATCGACGAGACGGCGGCGCTCGCCGCGGCAGGCGCGCCGGGGTCGGCACCGGTGCTGGTGCTGGTCGCCGGCGGCCTGCCCGCGGGCGACCACGACGTCGTCGGCGCCCGCGCCCGTGCGGCCGAGGCGATCGCGGAGCTCGCGCCGGCTGCGCGTGCCGCGGGCATCACGCTCGCGATCGAGCCGATGCACCCGATCTTCGCCGCCGACCGCGGCGTCGTCTCGACGCTGGGACAGGCGCTCGACATCGCGGAATCCGTCGCGCCGGAGGTCGCCGTCGTCGTCGACACCTATCACGTCTGGTGGGACCCGGACCTCGCCGCGCAGATCGCGCGGGCCGGGGCATCCGGCCGGATCGCCAGCTATCAGGTATGCGACTGGATGACGCCGCTGTCTGCCGACTCGCTGCTGTCCCGCGGGTACATGGGCGACGGCCACATCGACTTCGGCGCGGTCACTCGGCTGGTGGCGGATGCCGGGTACGACGGCGACATCGAGGTCGAGATCTTCCGTCAGGAGATCTGGGATGCGCCGTATGCGGAGGTCGCCGCGCGTGTCGCCGCCGCATTCGACGAGACGGTCGCGCCCTTCCTGTCGTAGGCGACGTCAGCGCAACGCGGCGAGGGTGCGGGTGATCCGGTCGAAGACCGGCTCGTCGACGACGACGGATGCCTGCCGCAGAGCGAGCACTGCGGCGCCGACCGCCCCGTCCGCGACCACTTGCACGTCGCGCGTGCCCGCGGCCGCGATGCGCGCCGCGAGCTCGTCGTGCTGCGTGATCG
Proteins encoded in this window:
- a CDS encoding extracellular solute-binding protein codes for the protein MSIKVSRRDVLVMGLAGAATGFLAGCSSKASTKAATTGGLTIAGKTTGYMKDYAAGKQFKATKPLKVSMLFQDNPAYPYKPTWTVFSEIQKRTNVTLTPTVIPFADFTTKKSVLINAGNAPDIIAKTYPGQESPFVGGGAVLAVSDYVKYMPNFTKKVADWNLQADVDTLKQSDGKYYLLPGLHQSLNPDYTFSFRDDELDKLGIKHPTTWDEFKETLTELKKAHTDGYVYSDRYGGANAINQAAQVYGTMGGYSAVTKSSWGLNNGLQFDQSKKKFFYTPADDNYKALVSYFAGLVKAGLMDPETFTQTDDTAASKFATGKTFVISTNAQQLQLDRTSLAKNGLTSAKISKNVLLGGPKGKVVSGSRLENGIMLSSSVAKRDDFEAFLQFVDWQWYSDAAQILVKWGVEGETYTYKDGKYDTAPGWKLAAYGFGDPSATKDIRIDDGYSCGNFMYGGTTAIVESTMPAEELAWQKSIANFKPIPPSPSIPYTPIEAQQAALKQTAITDSTNTWTMDFILGRKSVSSDWSDYVSELKGKGLQAYVDAANKAYDDANKSKKKS
- a CDS encoding DUF624 domain-containing protein; this translates as MTAQTTREFGSGPLHRLTQAVYGVLGPTACFLVVCLPFALAVVMAPGAVTIALAGILIGPAWTALLYATRVHLADRDRGPVTSFWRGYALNWRQTLLVWVPYWVLLIAAGADVISPSASLALRWVVGIVAALSTIWFSAVLLIISRYAFRTRDVLRLAGYALVAAPRSTVTNVALLVLAGATIYLESEFVLGLLAGLFALFAVIGAKGMFELLDARFTTQGRQDGAR
- a CDS encoding LacI family DNA-binding transcriptional regulator — protein: MARDERSLPTAVRPPATLQDVAREAGVSLATASRSLNGSARRVKDEYRTRVLAAAELLNYAPNLQAQAVARGRTNAVGIIVADVTDPYFAQIAGGIIKATDAGGLVATMSVSSRDPEREVQLVGALRGQRPSGIVLVGSRVTDAAVTDRLEAQLRGFEAEGGHVVLVSQAGLPFDTIAFDNAEGAGSLAVRLATAGYRHPVVLAGPERLMTSRERAEGFTLGYTAAGHPYDSIEIVHAEFTRNGGYDAMGQVLEREERPDVVFAVNDVMAMGAMARLREAGLEPGRDVAIAGFDDIETLRDVSPGLTTVRLPLEQGGTTAVDLILHRTGVQSLVRLPAEVVVRASTPALIA
- a CDS encoding Gfo/Idh/MocA family protein produces the protein MSAESTIGIIMNGVSGRMGYRQHLVRSILAIRDQGGVTLSDGRRVQVRPILVGRHEDKLRDIADRHGIEDWTTNLDEALADPRWDVYADFLVTEARVPAIKRAIAAGKAIYTEKPTAGNFQDALELARLAKEAGIKNGVVHDKLYLPGLRKLKRLIDDGFFGQILSVRGEFGYWVFPGDGVPAQRPSWNYRSEDGGGIVLDMFPHWNYVLENLFGRVESVYAQTVTHIPTRWDEKGQAYAATADDAAYAIFGLAGGTIAEFNSSWDVRVNRDELLELQVDGTEGSAVAGLFGCKVQHRSATPRPTWNPDIPDGHDYAADWHEVPLTQEFENGFKVQWEEFLRHIAEDAPNPYDFLAGARGVLLAEKGLESAAKGARLDLPEVTA
- a CDS encoding dihydrodipicolinate synthase family protein; amino-acid sequence: MSELTLLAADGSIRQETLREAPALTKPTAPLRARLAYAAAHVVPRIHADNTPGQPADIDWDATLAFRHHVWSWGLGVADAMDTAQRNMGLDAAATRELISRSAAEARSVGGKLVVGVNTDHVEAENISLDEVAAAYLEQLAFTEEQGAGVVLMASRHLARAAQTADDYRRVYDRVIEKAQTPVVLHWLGEAFDPVLKGYFGSTDAQVAASVLIDVINANPEKVSGVKMSLLDAGKEIAVRERLPKTARMFTGDDFNYVGLIAGDGSEQPGQYSDALLGAFAAIAPLASAAIQKLDAGDRDGYFALLSPSEELSRQIFAAPTFYYKTGVAFLSWLNGHQASFQLVGGLHSARSLPHLSEIVRLANAAGALEAPELAASRWNAFLAVSGVEVPKVVLL
- a CDS encoding sugar phosphate isomerase/epimerase family protein, whose amino-acid sequence is MSAHPRLSLNQATIKYAPLAEALDVAREAGYTSFGAWREPVAEVGLDRAVELVKASGLRVSSLCRAGFFTAQPGAARQTAIDDNRRAIDETAALAAAGAPGSAPVLVLVAGGLPAGDHDVVGARARAAEAIAELAPAARAAGITLAIEPMHPIFAADRGVVSTLGQALDIAESVAPEVAVVVDTYHVWWDPDLAAQIARAGASGRIASYQVCDWMTPLSADSLLSRGYMGDGHIDFGAVTRLVADAGYDGDIEVEIFRQEIWDAPYAEVAARVAAAFDETVAPFLS